In Thiospirochaeta perfilievii, a single window of DNA contains:
- a CDS encoding UDP-N-acetylmuramoyl-tripeptide--D-alanyl-D-alanine ligase has translation MIELFSHYDILNALEAKAVGYKDGVVDRVIIDSRLAVGGSLFIPLKGEFTDGNLYIEECLKKGVVSSLVSSFYFDKNREMIEKLAAEYGATFFIVNDGLEALHKLAHHYIEKFPKLKVISITGSSGKTTTKEVLGSILKLYKPTLVTDGNFNSETGLPLTVFRVREENELAVLEMGMSNPGEIKALVDIINPDISIITNIGTAHIGSFGSRDGIAREKKDSFANFTGDNIGIIPGWDDYYSYLSSEVNGSVLTVSDNPDFISNINDLGFYGWEFKYEDVTVKYPYIGRYNLLNAFMAISCARELGVPSRLIAQGLENLPSMFGRGEVLNGKNWVIRDCYNANPDSMLSSLKMFESTKWDKEKVVILGSMLELGDSSYLEHNKILNFARDRFKTVILCGKEFEQVFSELESVVGIHYFKDVNDLKNRVDVLVGSGSLVLLKASRGIGLEGITDNLL, from the coding sequence ATGATTGAGCTTTTTTCCCACTATGATATATTAAATGCTCTAGAGGCCAAAGCCGTAGGTTATAAAGATGGTGTTGTTGACCGAGTTATAATAGATTCTAGATTAGCTGTAGGTGGTTCACTTTTTATTCCTTTAAAAGGGGAGTTTACAGATGGGAATTTATATATAGAAGAGTGTTTAAAAAAAGGGGTTGTTAGCTCCTTAGTATCTTCTTTCTACTTTGATAAGAATAGGGAGATGATTGAAAAATTAGCTGCTGAGTATGGAGCTACTTTTTTTATAGTTAACGATGGTTTAGAGGCTCTACATAAATTGGCCCATCACTATATAGAGAAATTTCCAAAATTAAAGGTTATTTCTATAACTGGTAGTAGTGGTAAAACTACAACAAAAGAGGTTTTAGGCTCAATTTTAAAGCTATATAAACCTACCCTGGTAACAGATGGAAATTTTAACTCTGAAACTGGGCTACCTTTAACTGTTTTTAGGGTTAGAGAGGAGAATGAATTAGCAGTATTAGAAATGGGGATGAGTAACCCAGGGGAGATTAAAGCCCTTGTTGATATTATTAACCCTGATATTTCTATAATTACAAATATTGGTACCGCTCATATTGGTTCTTTTGGATCAAGAGATGGTATAGCAAGGGAGAAGAAGGACTCTTTTGCAAACTTTACAGGGGATAATATTGGTATTATTCCGGGTTGGGATGATTATTACAGCTACCTTTCTTCTGAAGTAAATGGTAGTGTTCTAACTGTAAGTGATAACCCTGATTTTATATCAAATATAAATGATTTAGGTTTTTATGGTTGGGAGTTTAAATATGAAGATGTAACTGTTAAATATCCATATATTGGCAGATATAATCTATTAAATGCTTTTATGGCTATAAGTTGTGCTAGGGAATTAGGCGTTCCTTCTAGGCTTATAGCCCAAGGATTAGAAAATCTTCCATCAATGTTTGGTCGTGGAGAGGTTTTAAATGGGAAAAATTGGGTTATTAGAGATTGTTATAATGCAAATCCAGACTCTATGTTAAGCTCACTTAAAATGTTTGAATCTACTAAATGGGATAAGGAGAAGGTTGTAATTTTAGGTAGTATGCTTGAGTTAGGAGACTCTTCCTATTTGGAGCATAATAAAATATTAAACTTCGCAAGGGATCGGTTTAAAACAGTTATCCTTTGTGGTAAAGAGTTTGAACAGGTCTTTTCTGAATTAGAGAGTGTTGTAGGCATTCACTACTTTAAGGATGTTAACGACCTTAAAAATAGAGTCGACGTTTTAGTTGGTTCTGGCTCCTTGGTTCTTTTAAAAGCTTCAAGGGGCATAGGCTTAGAGGGAATTACTGATAATTTACTTTAG
- the rsmH gene encoding 16S rRNA (cytosine(1402)-N(4))-methyltransferase RsmH, producing MDIVHYSVLMDEVLGFLKPSAPDQLLVDGTMGEGGHSNMFLTNFPTMKVIGIDADHVIQGVAKERLAPFGDRVNFENTWFNEFFENFDNYNYERPDRILLDLGISVFHYEKSGRGFTFQKNEPLDMRLNPNTVESARDIVNTYDETTLANLIYDFSDEKLSRKIARKICAQREIKPIETTDELAYIVRGCFAPDKRHGKTHPATRTFQALRIAVNSELYRLDRVLEDALRILKPGGRFGIITFHSLEDRAVKRFFQDRAKKCICPDNYPRCLCGGKPEVKRLTKKPIGPTEEEIKLNPPSRSAKLRVIEKLTEAREVMG from the coding sequence ATGGATATTGTACATTATTCAGTTTTAATGGATGAGGTTTTAGGTTTTTTAAAACCGTCTGCACCAGATCAACTACTTGTTGATGGAACAATGGGTGAGGGTGGACATTCAAATATGTTTTTAACAAATTTTCCTACTATGAAAGTTATTGGAATAGATGCTGATCATGTTATTCAGGGTGTAGCTAAGGAGAGATTAGCTCCCTTTGGTGATAGGGTTAATTTTGAAAATACCTGGTTTAATGAGTTTTTTGAGAATTTTGATAACTATAATTATGAGAGACCTGATAGGATTCTGTTGGATCTAGGAATCTCTGTTTTTCACTACGAAAAAAGTGGAAGAGGCTTTACTTTTCAAAAGAATGAACCCCTTGATATGAGGTTAAACCCAAACACTGTAGAGAGTGCTAGGGACATTGTTAATACCTATGATGAGACGACTTTAGCAAACTTAATATATGATTTTAGTGATGAGAAATTATCAAGGAAAATAGCAAGAAAAATATGTGCTCAAAGGGAGATAAAACCTATTGAAACAACGGATGAGTTGGCATATATTGTTCGTGGATGTTTTGCACCTGATAAACGTCATGGAAAAACCCATCCTGCAACTAGAACTTTTCAAGCTTTAAGAATCGCGGTTAATTCAGAACTATATAGATTAGACAGGGTTTTAGAAGACGCTTTAAGGATATTAAAACCTGGAGGGCGGTTTGGTATCATTACCTTCCATTCTTTAGAAGATAGGGCTGTAAAACGTTTTTTCCAGGATAGGGCAAAAAAGTGTATATGTCCTGATAATTACCCAAGATGTCTGTGTGGAGGGAAGCCTGAGGTTAAAAGATTAACAAAGAAACCTATAGGTCCTACAGAGGAAGAGATTAAACTAAATCCTCCTTCTAGAAGTGCAAAGTTAAGGGTTATTGAAAAGCTTACAGAAGCTAGGGAAGTTATGGGATGA
- the mraZ gene encoding division/cell wall cluster transcriptional repressor MraZ produces MGYEIKGQFNGTIDDKGRLLLPGKIRASLPDDILVQTRGVDRCIWLFPTEPWQKLEALVKENSSLFKSQSRLIQRRLIAPAQEVNIDKAGRIKLSASVMKSVDVVRECVILGLDDHIEVWDVEAYEEYQRETEEDLNEALEGLDF; encoded by the coding sequence ATGGGATATGAGATAAAAGGCCAGTTCAACGGTACTATTGACGATAAGGGAAGACTACTTCTTCCTGGAAAAATCAGGGCTTCTCTGCCAGATGATATCCTAGTTCAAACTAGGGGCGTCGATCGCTGTATATGGTTATTCCCAACTGAGCCTTGGCAGAAGCTAGAGGCTTTAGTAAAAGAGAATAGTTCTCTATTTAAATCACAATCCAGACTTATTCAAAGAAGACTGATCGCTCCTGCTCAAGAAGTTAATATTGACAAAGCCGGTAGAATTAAACTCTCTGCCTCGGTTATGAAGTCAGTAGATGTTGTAAGAGAGTGTGTTATTTTAGGCCTTGATGACCATATTGAGGTTTGGGATGTGGAAGCGTATGAAGAGTACCAAAGAGAGACTGAAGAGGATCTTAATGAAGCTCTTGAAGGATTGGATTTTTAA
- a CDS encoding glycoside hydrolase family 57 protein — MRSFENSQGLLSLVLHAHLPFVRHPEYEKFLEEKWLFEAISETYLPLLRTFRNLESKGIDFKLTISFSPTLTEMLVDPFLQERYLDHLSSLIELAEKEIIRTRSNPAEHKMAIMYQKLFTENYNDFVNLYNKDITIGFKHYFNKGNLLLITSAATHAFLPNFSEYPEVIRAQIVTAVDSFRRVFAERPSGIWLPECGYFPGLEEILKESGLKFYISSAHGVMYSDTTPDKGVFAPVSCPNGVSVFPREKESCRDIWSPIDGYPGDVVYREFYRDIGFDLPIDYIRPYIQDDDIRVNTGFKYYAITGSETKQLYNPAKAEIKIEEHVDNFLYNREKMVNRVRKVFDDRPALFTCPYDAELFGHWWFEGPQFIEKLLVSISESDIFDYCTPLEYLKSYPENQTVEPVYSSWGEQGYSQVWLDGSNDWIYRHLFKVIEKMVELTQRYPDATGLKRRALNQAAREVLLAQASDWPLILKTGTTVPYATKRVKTHILNFHKIYDSLCENVVKTEWLTKLEKKNNLFKDINYLVFQKI; from the coding sequence ATGAGATCTTTTGAAAATTCACAGGGACTTTTATCCTTAGTTTTACACGCCCATCTTCCATTTGTTAGGCATCCAGAGTATGAGAAGTTCTTAGAAGAGAAGTGGCTTTTTGAGGCTATAAGTGAGACATATCTTCCTCTGTTAAGAACTTTTAGAAATCTTGAGTCTAAGGGTATAGATTTTAAACTTACTATATCATTCTCTCCAACACTAACTGAGATGTTAGTTGATCCATTTCTACAAGAGAGGTATTTAGATCACTTATCTTCCCTTATAGAGTTAGCGGAAAAAGAGATTATTAGAACTAGAAGTAATCCTGCTGAACATAAAATGGCAATAATGTACCAGAAGCTATTTACAGAAAATTATAATGACTTTGTTAACTTATATAATAAAGATATAACTATTGGTTTTAAACACTATTTTAATAAGGGGAACTTATTACTAATTACCAGTGCTGCAACCCATGCTTTTTTACCTAACTTTTCAGAGTATCCTGAAGTTATTAGAGCACAAATAGTTACAGCTGTTGACTCATTTCGACGGGTTTTTGCTGAAAGGCCCTCTGGTATTTGGTTACCTGAGTGTGGGTATTTCCCTGGACTAGAAGAAATATTAAAAGAGTCTGGTTTAAAATTCTATATTTCATCAGCCCATGGGGTAATGTATAGTGATACAACTCCTGATAAAGGTGTATTTGCCCCTGTTTCATGTCCAAATGGAGTATCGGTATTCCCAAGAGAGAAGGAGTCATGCCGGGATATATGGTCCCCTATTGATGGGTACCCAGGAGATGTTGTATATAGAGAGTTTTATAGGGATATTGGTTTTGATCTTCCTATAGACTATATAAGACCATATATTCAAGATGATGATATTAGGGTTAATACCGGGTTTAAGTATTACGCTATTACAGGCTCTGAAACTAAGCAGTTATACAACCCAGCTAAGGCTGAGATAAAGATCGAGGAACATGTAGATAACTTTCTATATAATAGAGAGAAGATGGTAAATAGAGTTAGAAAAGTTTTTGATGATAGACCTGCTCTATTTACATGTCCATATGACGCTGAGTTATTTGGTCACTGGTGGTTTGAAGGTCCCCAATTTATTGAGAAACTTTTAGTCTCCATATCTGAAAGTGATATATTTGATTATTGTACACCTCTTGAGTATTTAAAATCTTACCCTGAGAATCAAACTGTTGAACCTGTATATTCTAGTTGGGGGGAACAGGGATATAGTCAGGTATGGTTAGATGGATCTAATGATTGGATTTATAGACACTTATTTAAAGTTATAGAGAAAATGGTTGAACTAACCCAGAGGTACCCTGATGCTACAGGCCTTAAAAGAAGGGCTTTAAATCAAGCAGCTAGGGAAGTTTTACTTGCTCAAGCCTCGGACTGGCCTTTAATTTTAAAAACAGGAACTACAGTTCCATACGCTACTAAGCGTGTTAAAACTCATATACTAAATTTTCATAAAATTTACGATTCCTTGTGTGAAAATGTGGTAAAAACTGAATGGTTAACTAAGTTAGAAAAAAAGAATAATCTCTTTAAGGATATAAACTATCTAGTTTTTCAAAAGATTTAG
- a CDS encoding DUF4912 domain-containing protein yields MTIERLELLSDDVLANLSKKIGIRVKQDWDRSKMIDSIIEVMEEDRIEKESLLNLAVSIESKKYSVTINEELDLAYDVDEEMVLPDRYNENMLHFLLRDNSWGFIMWDIKDSLNLKYQNQLEDVNYILRIIELDEAEYSTDAIVDFFDIGIKKGETSRYVSLPHEESFYCVEFVLLSDSKEIIIDRSRIVKTTRDHINYVLDDNAKLKKIVELSGYSNCDIIEESRKSLNRILPMDSMDEEE; encoded by the coding sequence ATGACTATAGAGCGTTTAGAGTTATTAAGTGATGATGTTTTAGCTAATCTTTCCAAGAAAATTGGAATTAGAGTAAAGCAGGATTGGGATCGTTCAAAAATGATTGATTCTATTATTGAGGTAATGGAAGAGGATCGTATAGAGAAAGAGTCTCTTTTAAATTTAGCCGTATCAATTGAATCAAAAAAATATTCAGTAACAATTAATGAAGAACTTGATTTAGCCTACGATGTTGATGAAGAGATGGTTTTACCAGATAGGTATAATGAAAATATGCTTCATTTCCTATTACGGGATAATTCCTGGGGTTTTATTATGTGGGATATTAAAGATTCACTAAATTTAAAGTACCAGAACCAGTTAGAGGATGTAAATTATATCCTAAGAATCATTGAGTTAGATGAAGCTGAGTATTCTACTGATGCTATTGTTGATTTTTTTGATATTGGGATAAAAAAAGGAGAGACTAGTAGGTATGTTAGTCTCCCCCATGAAGAGTCGTTCTACTGTGTTGAATTTGTACTCTTATCCGATTCAAAAGAGATTATTATTGATAGAAGTAGGATTGTGAAAACTACTAGAGACCATATAAACTACGTTTTAGATGATAATGCTAAGCTTAAAAAAATTGTAGAATTAAGTGGCTATTCTAATTGCGATATTATAGAAGAGAGTAGAAAAAGTTTAAATAGAATACTACCTATGGATAGTATGGATGAGGAGGAATAA
- a CDS encoding class I SAM-dependent methyltransferase: MKTFSTKPSILERQEVISCPVCKDDKFIDFWDMDREYSYKKCCNCSLIYQNPQPVASDVTSRYDDDYFEYEIENEDSFLNLMILGLKDVSFDFNPVMERKKKILDIGCATGLFLSHMKELGWETYGVEVCKGAAEYGNRVRGVNIFNGTLNEAPIEKESLDVIHLSHVIEHINNPDDFVKDIYSLLKPGGVIYCTTPNISGFQAKLFKDKWRSVIPDHLILFSIKTLKRLFTQNNFKVERHKTWGGLCANSGYHKLIKLLLDRLAKPLGFGDVVIIKAVKPIYIDP; this comes from the coding sequence ATGAAAACATTTTCTACAAAACCAAGTATTTTAGAGAGACAGGAAGTTATTAGTTGTCCTGTTTGTAAAGATGATAAGTTTATTGATTTTTGGGATATGGATAGGGAGTATAGCTATAAAAAATGTTGTAACTGCTCCCTTATATATCAAAATCCTCAGCCTGTAGCCTCAGATGTTACTAGTAGATATGATGATGACTATTTTGAGTATGAAATAGAGAACGAAGACTCCTTTCTAAATTTAATGATTCTTGGATTAAAGGATGTTTCTTTTGACTTTAACCCTGTAATGGAACGTAAAAAGAAGATTTTAGATATCGGCTGTGCAACAGGTCTATTCCTCTCCCACATGAAGGAGCTTGGATGGGAAACCTACGGTGTTGAGGTGTGTAAGGGAGCTGCAGAGTATGGAAATAGAGTTAGGGGTGTAAACATCTTTAATGGGACACTTAATGAAGCTCCTATAGAAAAAGAGTCCTTAGATGTAATACACTTATCCCATGTTATTGAACATATAAATAATCCTGATGATTTTGTTAAAGATATATACTCTTTATTAAAGCCTGGAGGAGTTATTTATTGTACCACTCCAAATATTTCCGGATTTCAAGCTAAACTGTTTAAAGATAAATGGCGGTCAGTTATTCCTGATCACTTAATTCTATTCTCTATAAAAACCCTAAAGCGTCTTTTTACACAGAATAATTTTAAAGTAGAAAGACATAAAACCTGGGGAGGTCTGTGTGCAAATAGTGGCTATCATAAACTAATTAAATTATTACTAGATAGACTTGCAAAACCCCTGGGCTTTGGAGATGTAGTCATTATCAAAGCTGTGAAACCTATCTATATCGACCCTTGA
- the recN gene encoding DNA repair protein RecN — protein MLEELSVTNYALIDDIQVSFSKGLNILTGETGAGKSLLVGALGLIFGKKGNPSYVRQGCDEANISALVDISGNHEAQRWLLDAGITYEDDQVLIKRNIKNSGRGSQYIQGQGIIRSQLEEFSSLLFDMHGQHEHQSLFSKVNHRKLLDKYGGLNDDVLSLYNKFQEITKLRADIADLEEEETDLGDKLEELNRAIKEIDSAALYDGEEEEIEKDLKLLRNTDKLCYLIDEALSFTNGAKGIVQYLKNLTINIDSLSHIDDVFTPMIKRVKDSYYEMDDINESISDYKRMIDFSPEQLNIKEQRLSEIFKLEKKYGATIKDVLDYSIEAKKEIDKIEGSGNNIEALKGRLKLEQEDILQKAKLLSEGRSKFAKELENRVVAQLKQLSLPNVRFVVDLAPRKDSNGKPSCGPWGMDEVEFLMSMNPGEPLKPVKQIASGGEISRIMLALKSVLADVDSVGCLIFDEIDSGVGGEVALSIGEHLKSLSRNKQVLSITHLASIASCGENHLKVIKSTDGTKTKTEVVKLQDDQRVREIARMLSGECNEASLNHAKELLGIC, from the coding sequence GTGCTTGAAGAGTTAAGTGTTACTAATTATGCATTAATTGATGATATTCAAGTCTCATTCTCAAAAGGGTTAAATATATTAACAGGTGAAACCGGTGCAGGTAAGTCCTTATTAGTTGGAGCACTTGGTCTAATTTTTGGTAAAAAAGGAAACCCAAGCTATGTAAGGCAGGGATGCGATGAGGCAAATATATCTGCCTTAGTTGATATAAGTGGTAACCATGAGGCACAAAGATGGTTATTAGATGCAGGAATAACCTATGAAGATGATCAAGTATTAATAAAAAGAAATATAAAAAATTCTGGGCGAGGTAGTCAGTATATTCAAGGACAAGGGATTATTAGATCCCAATTAGAGGAGTTTTCCTCCCTTCTATTTGATATGCATGGACAGCATGAGCATCAATCTCTTTTTAGCAAGGTAAACCACAGGAAGTTACTAGATAAGTATGGAGGCTTAAATGATGATGTATTATCTCTATATAACAAATTTCAAGAGATTACTAAACTAAGAGCTGATATAGCTGACCTTGAAGAGGAAGAGACAGACTTAGGTGATAAATTAGAGGAGCTAAATAGAGCTATAAAAGAGATTGACTCGGCTGCTTTATATGACGGTGAAGAAGAGGAGATAGAGAAGGATCTAAAACTATTAAGAAATACGGATAAACTCTGTTACCTAATAGATGAAGCCCTAAGTTTTACAAATGGGGCTAAGGGTATAGTTCAATATCTTAAGAATCTAACAATTAATATAGACTCTCTTTCCCATATTGATGATGTTTTTACTCCTATGATAAAAAGAGTAAAGGATAGTTATTATGAGATGGATGATATAAATGAATCTATTAGTGATTATAAAAGAATGATTGATTTTTCACCAGAACAGCTTAATATTAAAGAACAGAGATTATCTGAAATATTTAAACTTGAAAAGAAGTATGGCGCAACTATTAAAGATGTTTTAGATTATAGTATAGAGGCTAAAAAAGAGATTGATAAGATTGAAGGTTCTGGAAATAATATAGAAGCTTTAAAAGGGCGATTAAAACTAGAACAAGAGGATATCTTACAAAAAGCCAAACTCTTGTCCGAGGGTAGAAGTAAGTTTGCTAAGGAGCTTGAAAATAGGGTGGTAGCCCAGTTAAAACAGCTTAGTCTACCTAATGTAAGGTTTGTTGTTGATTTAGCTCCTAGGAAGGATAGTAATGGAAAACCATCCTGTGGCCCTTGGGGAATGGATGAAGTAGAGTTTTTAATGTCTATGAATCCTGGGGAACCACTAAAACCGGTTAAGCAGATTGCATCTGGGGGAGAAATTTCTAGAATTATGCTTGCCTTAAAGAGTGTTTTAGCCGATGTAGATAGTGTTGGGTGTTTAATTTTTGATGAAATTGATTCTGGAGTAGGCGGAGAAGTTGCTCTTAGTATAGGGGAGCATTTAAAATCACTTTCTAGAAATAAACAAGTTTTAAGTATCACCCACTTAGCAAGTATTGCAAGTTGTGGTGAAAATCACTTAAAGGTTATTAAAAGTACAGATGGTACAAAGACAAAAACTGAGGTAGTTAAACTTCAGGATGATCAACGTGTAAGGGAGATAGCAAGAATGTTATCAGGCGAGTGTAATGAGGCATCTTTAAATCATGCTAAAGAACTCCTTGGTATCTGCTAA
- a CDS encoding NAD(+)/NADH kinase — protein sequence MATIKNVLLYVNRIKCEATSLESDITTYLNGIGIENSVIYADKQEHSEIKNFDLVITLGGDGTVLQALRRIHAYQIPILGINLGTVGFITEIAKGEWREALDKYIDGTLRVSNRTLLDIKVVRKNREIFNTIGVNDGIVTSNNIKAIIELKVYFSDIEIGEIHGDGVIISTPTGSTAYSLAAGGPIINPEMNALIFTPICPYSLSNRPIVTGGNEIIKVKINKNQRANILLTIDGQESIDLEEEDLVYFREHGRYARVIMSDKRSFFDVVRTKLKWSGGPRA from the coding sequence ATGGCTACTATAAAAAATGTTCTACTGTATGTAAACAGAATAAAGTGTGAAGCTACATCTCTTGAGTCTGATATAACTACCTATTTAAATGGTATCGGTATTGAAAACTCAGTTATTTATGCTGATAAACAGGAACATTCAGAAATAAAAAATTTTGATCTAGTTATCACACTAGGTGGAGATGGTACAGTTCTTCAGGCACTAAGAAGGATACACGCCTATCAAATTCCGATTTTAGGTATTAATCTAGGTACAGTAGGCTTTATAACAGAGATAGCCAAGGGTGAATGGAGAGAGGCGTTAGATAAATATATAGATGGCACCCTAAGGGTTAGTAATCGTACTCTGTTAGATATAAAGGTTGTTAGGAAGAATAGGGAGATCTTTAATACCATTGGAGTAAATGATGGAATTGTAACTTCTAACAATATAAAGGCTATAATTGAATTAAAGGTATATTTTTCGGATATAGAGATAGGTGAGATTCATGGAGATGGAGTTATAATATCTACGCCTACAGGTTCTACAGCTTACTCATTAGCTGCAGGGGGACCAATAATTAATCCTGAGATGAACGCGCTGATTTTTACACCTATTTGTCCTTATTCCCTATCTAATAGGCCTATAGTTACTGGTGGTAATGAGATTATAAAGGTAAAAATAAATAAAAATCAGCGAGCTAATATACTATTAACTATAGATGGACAGGAGTCTATAGATTTAGAAGAAGAAGACCTAGTATATTTCCGTGAACACGGTAGGTATGCTAGGGTTATTATGTCTGATAAAAGGTCGTTCTTTGATGTAGTAAGAACAAAATTAAAATGGAGTGGAGGGCCCCGTGCTTGA
- a CDS encoding chemotaxis protein CheW, which yields MILGQSKKEVVEDHTLQLVTFQLGKERYGIDIMDVKQINGIEDVRPIPNAPVYVEGLFNLRGAIIPVINLQKRFHFEKKELTEEEKLLSGFIIININNMDIGIIIDKILKVVTVDKRNIQPPPQIVSGIGSEYIHGVVNEEDGYLVILDTRRLFSRGELKNIDLGNL from the coding sequence GTGATATTAGGTCAAAGTAAAAAAGAGGTTGTAGAAGATCATACGCTACAGCTTGTTACTTTCCAATTAGGGAAAGAGAGATATGGTATTGATATAATGGATGTTAAACAGATTAATGGTATTGAAGACGTTAGACCTATTCCTAATGCTCCGGTATATGTGGAAGGTCTCTTTAATTTAAGAGGGGCTATTATTCCTGTAATTAATCTGCAAAAAAGGTTTCATTTTGAAAAAAAAGAACTAACTGAAGAAGAAAAACTCCTAAGTGGATTTATAATAATTAATATTAATAATATGGATATCGGTATAATTATTGATAAAATTTTAAAAGTAGTTACAGTTGATAAGAGAAATATTCAGCCACCACCACAAATTGTTTCTGGTATAGGAAGTGAGTATATTCATGGTGTTGTTAATGAAGAAGATGGATATTTGGTTATTCTAGATACTAGGAGACTTTTTAGTAGAGGCGAACTTAAAAATATAGACTTAGGAAACCTTTGA
- a CDS encoding 5'-methylthioadenosine/S-adenosylhomocysteine nucleosidase: MEIVITCALPFEFNSAKNELGLREETLKGDLPRVAKKDHVTLIYTGLGKVNTLINLYENLLNLKDLVVIDTGTCGSLNNKLHPLDIVTINRSLEFYNYETVGKKYSIKKEGLLTIFNNLEFDDYINASIEDSVSDPKKRNLLVDRGCSVVSWETSSVFEVCNKLKIPCFSKRVITDNCDENTFKDFKNNKSEACKKLYISVKKLCKGI; this comes from the coding sequence GTGGAAATAGTAATTACATGTGCTTTGCCTTTTGAGTTTAATTCAGCAAAAAATGAGTTAGGTTTAAGAGAAGAGACATTAAAGGGCGATCTACCAAGAGTTGCTAAAAAAGACCATGTAACACTAATCTATACAGGTCTTGGAAAAGTTAATACATTGATTAATCTTTATGAAAACCTCTTAAATTTAAAAGATTTAGTTGTTATAGATACAGGTACATGTGGATCACTTAATAATAAACTTCATCCCCTAGATATTGTAACTATAAATAGGTCATTGGAGTTTTACAATTATGAGACAGTTGGAAAAAAATATAGTATTAAGAAAGAAGGTTTATTAACTATTTTTAATAATTTGGAGTTTGATGATTATATTAATGCATCTATTGAGGATAGTGTCAGTGACCCTAAAAAAAGAAATCTATTGGTAGATAGGGGCTGTTCTGTAGTAAGTTGGGAAACATCCTCAGTTTTTGAAGTTTGTAATAAATTAAAAATTCCTTGTTTTTCAAAAAGAGTTATTACTGACAACTGTGATGAAAATACATTTAAGGATTTTAAAAATAATAAGAGTGAAGCGTGTAAAAAATTATATATTTCTGTAAAAAAACTTTGTAAAGGTATATAA